A portion of the Hypomesus transpacificus isolate Combined female unplaced genomic scaffold, fHypTra1 scaffold_138, whole genome shotgun sequence genome contains these proteins:
- the LOC124488475 gene encoding zinc finger protein 862-like isoform X3, whose translation MRTSQNRRYQSETALNSPTSIVISFVINLFTIFQASTSAAQSKRQGQGEKEIVSLGLEERVGEDDGIHAAVRETAETTDRTLATSKGTKHRGTGFNPEWLNMLQFKPWLYHTQHGMFCRLCRHHKPAPKKGATKRAFVEFGANTYRQDYLERHITKEHHQESIRCQASLASGVSVMDSFEPTIVLEHEAVIGGFKCLYWLVKNEKAHHTNYSKLLSLAELLGCDYFKKLKIDHRNNYRSHRIIDEMLEILSHEIEEPILMAIRASQAISLEIDESTDVSVSRQLDLHVRYMDKEGKVVNQFLDLVTVPDGKADTIVSAVKKVLLEKGIPTERLYGLGTDGAAVMTGNYFKPCESILAVESLNIVTKCCFLNLGRLNGVAKQLTDSFPKLVTVACAAHRLALACKDASNDVKYMATFRNHLQDLYLYFRNSANRTATLKAASITLGVSDLKLKEVKDTRWLSQHKAIETLQRNLSAVLGALAEEAEVRKCPGAKGLYTFCATYRFVAAVYLQADVLPHLACLSKIFQKAHVNFLHIKEQVPVTIQTLKNINEAGQTPLPGSFLSRLHEDLDDPQGLGAFNIQHEEERDRRGREVQDESRVGKWARFQREIIHPYITGLVKNLEKRFHNLDILGAFHVLGPQSATLKDDTVNIAHLQTLSRKCCPQHEKEVVQEWLSFKNHVLTGIFKNKNQEELLSLLASEFDEWANLYPCLSLLASIALVIPVSSVNCERDFSTMNRVKTDLRNQLQREHLAACLRISINGPSPEAFPYNRALETFFSKPRKIRCSNKSCRLCYKK comes from the exons ATGAGGACCAGCCAGAACCGGAGGTATCAGTCTGAAACAGCGCTGAACAGTCCGACCAGTATAGTAATTAGTTTTGTTATTaatttgtttacaatatttcaggcttcaaccagtgctgctcagtcaaaaagacagggtcagggagagaaagaaatagttTCTTTAGGCCttgaagaaagagtaggagaggatgaCGGCATCCATGCTGCTGTGAGAGAGACTGCTGAAACAACAG ACAGGACTTTGGCAACATCCAAAGGCACCAAACACAGGGGCACTGGATTCAACCCTGAGTGGTTGAACATGCTTCAGTTCAAGCCATGGTTGTACCACACACAGCATG GGATGTTTTGTAGACTGTGCAGGCATCACAAGCCTGCACCCAAGAAAGGTGCCACAAAGAGGGCTTTTGTTGAGTTCGGGGCCAATACCTACAGGCAAGACTATTTGGAGCGGCACATCACCAAAGAGCACCACCAGGAAAGCATCAGATGCCAGGCATCACTTGCATCCG GTGTCTCTGTAATGGACTCGTTTGAGCCTACTATTGTGCTAGAGCACGAGGCCGTCATTGGTGGCTTCAAGTGTCTCTATTGGCTGGTAAAAAATGAAAAGGCCCACCACACCAACTACTCAAAGCTTCTGAGCCTGGCAGAGCTTTTGGGCTGTGATTACTTTAAGAAGTTAAAG ATTGACCACAGGAACAATTACAGGTCTCATAGAATAATTGATGAGATGCTTGAGATTTTATCTCATGAAATTGAGGAGCCTATTCTGATGGCCATAAGAGCATCACAGGCAATTAGCCTGGAAATAGACGAAAGCACAGATGTGTCTGTGTCCAGGCAGCTCGATCTGCATGTCAG ATACATGGATAAAGAGGGAAAAGTAGTGAACCAATTTCTGGATCTTGTCACTGTTCCGGATGGAAAAGCTGACACCATTGTGTCAGCTGTTAAAAAAGTGCTACTAGAGAAAGGTATCCCAACAGAGAGGCTGTATGGGCTCGGGACTGATGGGGCAGCCGTAATGACAGGTAATTATTTTAAACCATGTGAGAGTATCTTGGCGGTTGAATCCCTAAATATTGTGactaaatgttgttttttaaatCTAGGGCGTTTGAATGGGGTTGCAAAGCAGCTAACTGACAGCTTCCCCAAACTTGTGACCGTGGCCTGTGCTGCCCACAGACTGGCCCTTGCCTGCAAAGATGCATCAAATGATGTGAAATACATGGCCACTTTCAGAAACCACTTGCAGGACCTCTACCTGTATTTTAGAAACAGTGCAAATCGTACTGCCACTCTCAAGGCTGCATCCATAACCCTGGGTGTCAGTGACTTGAAGCTTAAG GAAGTGAAGGACACACGCTGGCTCTCACAGCACAAGGCCATTGAGACCCTACAGAGGAACCTGAGTGCCGTCCTTGGAGCCTtggcagaggaggcagaggtgcGCAAATGTCCTGGGGCAAAGGGACTCTACACATTCTGTGCTACGTACAGATTTGTGGCTGCCGTGTACCTCCAGGCCGATGTTTTGCCCCACCTCGCCTGCCTCTCTAAAATCTTTCAGAAAGCACATGTTAATTTCTTACATATCAAAGAGCAG gTTCCTGTGACAATCCAGACTCTAAAAAATATAAATGAGGCTGGACAAACTCCACTCCCTGGATCCTTCTTGTCTCGCCTCCATGAGGATCTTGATGATCCCCAAGGACTTGGAGCCTTTAACATTCAgcacgaggaggagagggataggaGAGGGCGAGAGGTCCAAGATGAGTCACGGGTGGGGAAATGGGCCAGATTCCAGCGAGAG ATCATTCACCCGTACATAACCGgcctggtaaaaaatctggagAAGAGATTCCATAATCTGGACATCCTTGGAGCCTTCCATGTCTTGGGGCCACAGTCAGCTACTCTAAAAGATGACACAGTGAATATCGCTCATCTGCAGACTCTTTCAAGGAAATGTTGCCCTCAACATGAGAAGGAAGTAGTTCAGGAGTGGCTCTCGTTCAAGAACCATGTCCTTACTGGGATATTcaag AACAAGAACCAGGAGGAGCTCTTGAGTTTACTGGCAAGTGAATTTGATGAGTGGGCCAACCTCTACCCCTGCCTGAGCCTTCTTGCGAGCATTGCTCTGGTTATCCCTGTTTCCTCAGTCAACTGCGAACGGGATTTCTCCACAATGAACAGA GTGAAAACAGACCTCAGGAACCAACTACAGAGAGAACACCTGGCAGCTTGCCTGAGGATCTCCATCAATGGACCATCTCCTGAAGCCTTCCCGTATAATAGGGCATTAGAAACTTTTTTTAGCAAGCCCCGCAAAATACGTTGCTCCAACAAAAGTTGCAGACTTTGCTACAAGAAGTAG
- the LOC124488475 gene encoding zinc finger protein 862-like isoform X1 gives MRTSQNRRYQSETALNSPTSIVISFVINLFTIFQASTSAAQSKRQGQGEKEIVSLGLEERVGEDDGIHAAVRETAETTGKVYKQMWTQAGKKAGSRTREIIYILLFLADRTLATSKGTKHRGTGFNPEWLNMLQFKPWLYHTQHGMFCRLCRHHKPAPKKGATKRAFVEFGANTYRQDYLERHITKEHHQESIRCQASLASGVSVMDSFEPTIVLEHEAVIGGFKCLYWLVKNEKAHHTNYSKLLSLAELLGCDYFKKLKIDHRNNYRSHRIIDEMLEILSHEIEEPILMAIRASQAISLEIDESTDVSVSRQLDLHVRYMDKEGKVVNQFLDLVTVPDGKADTIVSAVKKVLLEKGIPTERLYGLGTDGAAVMTGNYFKPCESILAVESLNIVTKCCFLNLGRLNGVAKQLTDSFPKLVTVACAAHRLALACKDASNDVKYMATFRNHLQDLYLYFRNSANRTATLKAASITLGVSDLKLKEVKDTRWLSQHKAIETLQRNLSAVLGALAEEAEVRKCPGAKGLYTFCATYRFVAAVYLQADVLPHLACLSKIFQKAHVNFLHIKEQVPVTIQTLKNINEAGQTPLPGSFLSRLHEDLDDPQGLGAFNIQHEEERDRRGREVQDESRVGKWARFQREIIHPYITGLVKNLEKRFHNLDILGAFHVLGPQSATLKDDTVNIAHLQTLSRKCCPQHEKEVVQEWLSFKNHVLTGIFKNKNQEELLSLLASEFDEWANLYPCLSLLASIALVIPVSSVNCERDFSTMNRVKTDLRNQLQREHLAACLRISINGPSPEAFPYNRALETFFSKPRKIRCSNKSCRLCYKK, from the exons ATGAGGACCAGCCAGAACCGGAGGTATCAGTCTGAAACAGCGCTGAACAGTCCGACCAGTATAGTAATTAGTTTTGTTATTaatttgtttacaatatttcaggcttcaaccagtgctgctcagtcaaaaagacagggtcagggagagaaagaaatagttTCTTTAGGCCttgaagaaagagtaggagaggatgaCGGCATCCATGCTGCTGTGAGAGAGACTGCTGAAACAACAGGTAAGGTGTACAAACAGATGTGGACACAGGCAGGTAAGAAAGCAGGTTCCAGGACAAGGGAAATCATTTATATTCTTCTGTTTCTAGCAGACAGGACTTTGGCAACATCCAAAGGCACCAAACACAGGGGCACTGGATTCAACCCTGAGTGGTTGAACATGCTTCAGTTCAAGCCATGGTTGTACCACACACAGCATG GGATGTTTTGTAGACTGTGCAGGCATCACAAGCCTGCACCCAAGAAAGGTGCCACAAAGAGGGCTTTTGTTGAGTTCGGGGCCAATACCTACAGGCAAGACTATTTGGAGCGGCACATCACCAAAGAGCACCACCAGGAAAGCATCAGATGCCAGGCATCACTTGCATCCG GTGTCTCTGTAATGGACTCGTTTGAGCCTACTATTGTGCTAGAGCACGAGGCCGTCATTGGTGGCTTCAAGTGTCTCTATTGGCTGGTAAAAAATGAAAAGGCCCACCACACCAACTACTCAAAGCTTCTGAGCCTGGCAGAGCTTTTGGGCTGTGATTACTTTAAGAAGTTAAAG ATTGACCACAGGAACAATTACAGGTCTCATAGAATAATTGATGAGATGCTTGAGATTTTATCTCATGAAATTGAGGAGCCTATTCTGATGGCCATAAGAGCATCACAGGCAATTAGCCTGGAAATAGACGAAAGCACAGATGTGTCTGTGTCCAGGCAGCTCGATCTGCATGTCAG ATACATGGATAAAGAGGGAAAAGTAGTGAACCAATTTCTGGATCTTGTCACTGTTCCGGATGGAAAAGCTGACACCATTGTGTCAGCTGTTAAAAAAGTGCTACTAGAGAAAGGTATCCCAACAGAGAGGCTGTATGGGCTCGGGACTGATGGGGCAGCCGTAATGACAGGTAATTATTTTAAACCATGTGAGAGTATCTTGGCGGTTGAATCCCTAAATATTGTGactaaatgttgttttttaaatCTAGGGCGTTTGAATGGGGTTGCAAAGCAGCTAACTGACAGCTTCCCCAAACTTGTGACCGTGGCCTGTGCTGCCCACAGACTGGCCCTTGCCTGCAAAGATGCATCAAATGATGTGAAATACATGGCCACTTTCAGAAACCACTTGCAGGACCTCTACCTGTATTTTAGAAACAGTGCAAATCGTACTGCCACTCTCAAGGCTGCATCCATAACCCTGGGTGTCAGTGACTTGAAGCTTAAG GAAGTGAAGGACACACGCTGGCTCTCACAGCACAAGGCCATTGAGACCCTACAGAGGAACCTGAGTGCCGTCCTTGGAGCCTtggcagaggaggcagaggtgcGCAAATGTCCTGGGGCAAAGGGACTCTACACATTCTGTGCTACGTACAGATTTGTGGCTGCCGTGTACCTCCAGGCCGATGTTTTGCCCCACCTCGCCTGCCTCTCTAAAATCTTTCAGAAAGCACATGTTAATTTCTTACATATCAAAGAGCAG gTTCCTGTGACAATCCAGACTCTAAAAAATATAAATGAGGCTGGACAAACTCCACTCCCTGGATCCTTCTTGTCTCGCCTCCATGAGGATCTTGATGATCCCCAAGGACTTGGAGCCTTTAACATTCAgcacgaggaggagagggataggaGAGGGCGAGAGGTCCAAGATGAGTCACGGGTGGGGAAATGGGCCAGATTCCAGCGAGAG ATCATTCACCCGTACATAACCGgcctggtaaaaaatctggagAAGAGATTCCATAATCTGGACATCCTTGGAGCCTTCCATGTCTTGGGGCCACAGTCAGCTACTCTAAAAGATGACACAGTGAATATCGCTCATCTGCAGACTCTTTCAAGGAAATGTTGCCCTCAACATGAGAAGGAAGTAGTTCAGGAGTGGCTCTCGTTCAAGAACCATGTCCTTACTGGGATATTcaag AACAAGAACCAGGAGGAGCTCTTGAGTTTACTGGCAAGTGAATTTGATGAGTGGGCCAACCTCTACCCCTGCCTGAGCCTTCTTGCGAGCATTGCTCTGGTTATCCCTGTTTCCTCAGTCAACTGCGAACGGGATTTCTCCACAATGAACAGA GTGAAAACAGACCTCAGGAACCAACTACAGAGAGAACACCTGGCAGCTTGCCTGAGGATCTCCATCAATGGACCATCTCCTGAAGCCTTCCCGTATAATAGGGCATTAGAAACTTTTTTTAGCAAGCCCCGCAAAATACGTTGCTCCAACAAAAGTTGCAGACTTTGCTACAAGAAGTAG
- the LOC124488475 gene encoding zinc finger protein 862-like isoform X2 translates to MRTSQNRRYQSETALNSPTSIVISFVINLFTIFQASTSAAQSKRQGQGEKEIVSLGLEERVGEDDGIHAAVRETAETTGKVYKQMWTQAGKKAGSRTREIIYILLFLADRTLATSKGTKHRGTGFNPEWLNMLQFKPWLYHTQHGMFCRLCRHHKPAPKKGATKRAFVEFGANTYRQDYLERHITKEHHQESIRCQASLASGVSVMDSFEPTIVLEHEAVIGGFKCLYWLVKNEKAHHTNYSKLLSLAELLGCDYFKKLKIDHRNNYRSHRIIDEMLEILSHEIEEPILMAIRASQAISLEIDESTDVSVSRQLDLHVRYMDKEGKVVNQFLDLVTVPDGKADTIVSAVKKVLLEKGIPTERLYGLGTDGAAVMTGRLNGVAKQLTDSFPKLVTVACAAHRLALACKDASNDVKYMATFRNHLQDLYLYFRNSANRTATLKAASITLGVSDLKLKEVKDTRWLSQHKAIETLQRNLSAVLGALAEEAEVRKCPGAKGLYTFCATYRFVAAVYLQADVLPHLACLSKIFQKAHVNFLHIKEQVPVTIQTLKNINEAGQTPLPGSFLSRLHEDLDDPQGLGAFNIQHEEERDRRGREVQDESRVGKWARFQREIIHPYITGLVKNLEKRFHNLDILGAFHVLGPQSATLKDDTVNIAHLQTLSRKCCPQHEKEVVQEWLSFKNHVLTGIFKNKNQEELLSLLASEFDEWANLYPCLSLLASIALVIPVSSVNCERDFSTMNRVKTDLRNQLQREHLAACLRISINGPSPEAFPYNRALETFFSKPRKIRCSNKSCRLCYKK, encoded by the exons ATGAGGACCAGCCAGAACCGGAGGTATCAGTCTGAAACAGCGCTGAACAGTCCGACCAGTATAGTAATTAGTTTTGTTATTaatttgtttacaatatttcaggcttcaaccagtgctgctcagtcaaaaagacagggtcagggagagaaagaaatagttTCTTTAGGCCttgaagaaagagtaggagaggatgaCGGCATCCATGCTGCTGTGAGAGAGACTGCTGAAACAACAGGTAAGGTGTACAAACAGATGTGGACACAGGCAGGTAAGAAAGCAGGTTCCAGGACAAGGGAAATCATTTATATTCTTCTGTTTCTAGCAGACAGGACTTTGGCAACATCCAAAGGCACCAAACACAGGGGCACTGGATTCAACCCTGAGTGGTTGAACATGCTTCAGTTCAAGCCATGGTTGTACCACACACAGCATG GGATGTTTTGTAGACTGTGCAGGCATCACAAGCCTGCACCCAAGAAAGGTGCCACAAAGAGGGCTTTTGTTGAGTTCGGGGCCAATACCTACAGGCAAGACTATTTGGAGCGGCACATCACCAAAGAGCACCACCAGGAAAGCATCAGATGCCAGGCATCACTTGCATCCG GTGTCTCTGTAATGGACTCGTTTGAGCCTACTATTGTGCTAGAGCACGAGGCCGTCATTGGTGGCTTCAAGTGTCTCTATTGGCTGGTAAAAAATGAAAAGGCCCACCACACCAACTACTCAAAGCTTCTGAGCCTGGCAGAGCTTTTGGGCTGTGATTACTTTAAGAAGTTAAAG ATTGACCACAGGAACAATTACAGGTCTCATAGAATAATTGATGAGATGCTTGAGATTTTATCTCATGAAATTGAGGAGCCTATTCTGATGGCCATAAGAGCATCACAGGCAATTAGCCTGGAAATAGACGAAAGCACAGATGTGTCTGTGTCCAGGCAGCTCGATCTGCATGTCAG ATACATGGATAAAGAGGGAAAAGTAGTGAACCAATTTCTGGATCTTGTCACTGTTCCGGATGGAAAAGCTGACACCATTGTGTCAGCTGTTAAAAAAGTGCTACTAGAGAAAGGTATCCCAACAGAGAGGCTGTATGGGCTCGGGACTGATGGGGCAGCCGTAATGACAG GGCGTTTGAATGGGGTTGCAAAGCAGCTAACTGACAGCTTCCCCAAACTTGTGACCGTGGCCTGTGCTGCCCACAGACTGGCCCTTGCCTGCAAAGATGCATCAAATGATGTGAAATACATGGCCACTTTCAGAAACCACTTGCAGGACCTCTACCTGTATTTTAGAAACAGTGCAAATCGTACTGCCACTCTCAAGGCTGCATCCATAACCCTGGGTGTCAGTGACTTGAAGCTTAAG GAAGTGAAGGACACACGCTGGCTCTCACAGCACAAGGCCATTGAGACCCTACAGAGGAACCTGAGTGCCGTCCTTGGAGCCTtggcagaggaggcagaggtgcGCAAATGTCCTGGGGCAAAGGGACTCTACACATTCTGTGCTACGTACAGATTTGTGGCTGCCGTGTACCTCCAGGCCGATGTTTTGCCCCACCTCGCCTGCCTCTCTAAAATCTTTCAGAAAGCACATGTTAATTTCTTACATATCAAAGAGCAG gTTCCTGTGACAATCCAGACTCTAAAAAATATAAATGAGGCTGGACAAACTCCACTCCCTGGATCCTTCTTGTCTCGCCTCCATGAGGATCTTGATGATCCCCAAGGACTTGGAGCCTTTAACATTCAgcacgaggaggagagggataggaGAGGGCGAGAGGTCCAAGATGAGTCACGGGTGGGGAAATGGGCCAGATTCCAGCGAGAG ATCATTCACCCGTACATAACCGgcctggtaaaaaatctggagAAGAGATTCCATAATCTGGACATCCTTGGAGCCTTCCATGTCTTGGGGCCACAGTCAGCTACTCTAAAAGATGACACAGTGAATATCGCTCATCTGCAGACTCTTTCAAGGAAATGTTGCCCTCAACATGAGAAGGAAGTAGTTCAGGAGTGGCTCTCGTTCAAGAACCATGTCCTTACTGGGATATTcaag AACAAGAACCAGGAGGAGCTCTTGAGTTTACTGGCAAGTGAATTTGATGAGTGGGCCAACCTCTACCCCTGCCTGAGCCTTCTTGCGAGCATTGCTCTGGTTATCCCTGTTTCCTCAGTCAACTGCGAACGGGATTTCTCCACAATGAACAGA GTGAAAACAGACCTCAGGAACCAACTACAGAGAGAACACCTGGCAGCTTGCCTGAGGATCTCCATCAATGGACCATCTCCTGAAGCCTTCCCGTATAATAGGGCATTAGAAACTTTTTTTAGCAAGCCCCGCAAAATACGTTGCTCCAACAAAAGTTGCAGACTTTGCTACAAGAAGTAG
- the LOC124488475 gene encoding zinc finger protein 862-like isoform X4 — protein sequence MLQFKPWLYHTQHGMFCRLCRHHKPAPKKGATKRAFVEFGANTYRQDYLERHITKEHHQESIRCQASLASGVSVMDSFEPTIVLEHEAVIGGFKCLYWLVKNEKAHHTNYSKLLSLAELLGCDYFKKLKIDHRNNYRSHRIIDEMLEILSHEIEEPILMAIRASQAISLEIDESTDVSVSRQLDLHVRYMDKEGKVVNQFLDLVTVPDGKADTIVSAVKKVLLEKGIPTERLYGLGTDGAAVMTGNYFKPCESILAVESLNIVTKCCFLNLGRLNGVAKQLTDSFPKLVTVACAAHRLALACKDASNDVKYMATFRNHLQDLYLYFRNSANRTATLKAASITLGVSDLKLKEVKDTRWLSQHKAIETLQRNLSAVLGALAEEAEVRKCPGAKGLYTFCATYRFVAAVYLQADVLPHLACLSKIFQKAHVNFLHIKEQVPVTIQTLKNINEAGQTPLPGSFLSRLHEDLDDPQGLGAFNIQHEEERDRRGREVQDESRVGKWARFQREIIHPYITGLVKNLEKRFHNLDILGAFHVLGPQSATLKDDTVNIAHLQTLSRKCCPQHEKEVVQEWLSFKNHVLTGIFKNKNQEELLSLLASEFDEWANLYPCLSLLASIALVIPVSSVNCERDFSTMNRVKTDLRNQLQREHLAACLRISINGPSPEAFPYNRALETFFSKPRKIRCSNKSCRLCYKK from the exons ATGCTTCAGTTCAAGCCATGGTTGTACCACACACAGCATG GGATGTTTTGTAGACTGTGCAGGCATCACAAGCCTGCACCCAAGAAAGGTGCCACAAAGAGGGCTTTTGTTGAGTTCGGGGCCAATACCTACAGGCAAGACTATTTGGAGCGGCACATCACCAAAGAGCACCACCAGGAAAGCATCAGATGCCAGGCATCACTTGCATCCG GTGTCTCTGTAATGGACTCGTTTGAGCCTACTATTGTGCTAGAGCACGAGGCCGTCATTGGTGGCTTCAAGTGTCTCTATTGGCTGGTAAAAAATGAAAAGGCCCACCACACCAACTACTCAAAGCTTCTGAGCCTGGCAGAGCTTTTGGGCTGTGATTACTTTAAGAAGTTAAAG ATTGACCACAGGAACAATTACAGGTCTCATAGAATAATTGATGAGATGCTTGAGATTTTATCTCATGAAATTGAGGAGCCTATTCTGATGGCCATAAGAGCATCACAGGCAATTAGCCTGGAAATAGACGAAAGCACAGATGTGTCTGTGTCCAGGCAGCTCGATCTGCATGTCAG ATACATGGATAAAGAGGGAAAAGTAGTGAACCAATTTCTGGATCTTGTCACTGTTCCGGATGGAAAAGCTGACACCATTGTGTCAGCTGTTAAAAAAGTGCTACTAGAGAAAGGTATCCCAACAGAGAGGCTGTATGGGCTCGGGACTGATGGGGCAGCCGTAATGACAGGTAATTATTTTAAACCATGTGAGAGTATCTTGGCGGTTGAATCCCTAAATATTGTGactaaatgttgttttttaaatCTAGGGCGTTTGAATGGGGTTGCAAAGCAGCTAACTGACAGCTTCCCCAAACTTGTGACCGTGGCCTGTGCTGCCCACAGACTGGCCCTTGCCTGCAAAGATGCATCAAATGATGTGAAATACATGGCCACTTTCAGAAACCACTTGCAGGACCTCTACCTGTATTTTAGAAACAGTGCAAATCGTACTGCCACTCTCAAGGCTGCATCCATAACCCTGGGTGTCAGTGACTTGAAGCTTAAG GAAGTGAAGGACACACGCTGGCTCTCACAGCACAAGGCCATTGAGACCCTACAGAGGAACCTGAGTGCCGTCCTTGGAGCCTtggcagaggaggcagaggtgcGCAAATGTCCTGGGGCAAAGGGACTCTACACATTCTGTGCTACGTACAGATTTGTGGCTGCCGTGTACCTCCAGGCCGATGTTTTGCCCCACCTCGCCTGCCTCTCTAAAATCTTTCAGAAAGCACATGTTAATTTCTTACATATCAAAGAGCAG gTTCCTGTGACAATCCAGACTCTAAAAAATATAAATGAGGCTGGACAAACTCCACTCCCTGGATCCTTCTTGTCTCGCCTCCATGAGGATCTTGATGATCCCCAAGGACTTGGAGCCTTTAACATTCAgcacgaggaggagagggataggaGAGGGCGAGAGGTCCAAGATGAGTCACGGGTGGGGAAATGGGCCAGATTCCAGCGAGAG ATCATTCACCCGTACATAACCGgcctggtaaaaaatctggagAAGAGATTCCATAATCTGGACATCCTTGGAGCCTTCCATGTCTTGGGGCCACAGTCAGCTACTCTAAAAGATGACACAGTGAATATCGCTCATCTGCAGACTCTTTCAAGGAAATGTTGCCCTCAACATGAGAAGGAAGTAGTTCAGGAGTGGCTCTCGTTCAAGAACCATGTCCTTACTGGGATATTcaag AACAAGAACCAGGAGGAGCTCTTGAGTTTACTGGCAAGTGAATTTGATGAGTGGGCCAACCTCTACCCCTGCCTGAGCCTTCTTGCGAGCATTGCTCTGGTTATCCCTGTTTCCTCAGTCAACTGCGAACGGGATTTCTCCACAATGAACAGA GTGAAAACAGACCTCAGGAACCAACTACAGAGAGAACACCTGGCAGCTTGCCTGAGGATCTCCATCAATGGACCATCTCCTGAAGCCTTCCCGTATAATAGGGCATTAGAAACTTTTTTTAGCAAGCCCCGCAAAATACGTTGCTCCAACAAAAGTTGCAGACTTTGCTACAAGAAGTAG
- the LOC124488477 gene encoding zinc finger protein 862-like, whose product MASKETYELKRKRLFIPQWKNEFTWVDFDEAMMHCVICRMFPSKADKSGSFYTGTDNFRKQSLTSHASSRQHLVCVSAKRVIDNPSSGPLTMLVRHLNLDAHRIISRLITTAYHIMKTDQPFASFPQAIELQQKNGVDLGTQYHTDVACRRFAMVIFQDLWETFLEDLKKAKFISVLADAATDASVRDLEGVYIRMLKEGRPKNVFLAVEELHHKTAVGHREAFKNRAYLIMTLLTVFQKVGLPDWKEKLVGLGSDGAPVMVGKRGGLSTLLREEVPHLINIQCLGHGLELAAMDAINRDDRMKKVSELLRGLYKQYHYSPKAWRELKALGEVLQKKVWKPTNLGGTRWLPQVERALTTLLKDYPVVFARMENTIETRQVHKKKLHQLHSLHL is encoded by the exons ATGGCATCAAAAGAGACCTACGAGCTAAAACGCAAGCGACTTTTTATACCTCAGTGGAAAAATGAATTTACCTGGGTTGATTTTGATGAAGCTATGATGCACTGTGTCATATGCCGTATGTTCCCGTCAAAGGCAGATAAAAGTGGCTCATTTTACACCGGCACCGACAATTTTAGAAAACAATCActgaccagccatgctagcagcAGACAGCATCTGGTTTGCGTGTCAGCCAAGAGGGTCATTGACAACCCATCTTCCGGGCCACTGACAATGCTGGTCAGACATTTAAATTTAGATGCCCACCGTATCATTTCTCGACTGATAACAACAGCATATCATATCATGAAGACAGACCAGCCGTTCGCCTCTTTCCCCCAGGCTATTGAACTTCAACAAAAAAATGGTGTGGACTTGGGGACTCAGTATCATACTGATGTGGCGTGTCGCAG GTTTGCTATGGTCATCTTTCAAGACCTCTGGGAGACCTTTTTGGAGGACCTTAAGAAGGCCAAATTCATTAGTGTGCTGGCAGATGCCGCCACTGATGCAAGTGTCCGTGACCTGGAAGGGGTTTACATTCGGATGCTAAAGGAAGGGAGGCCTAAGAATGTTTTCTTGGCTGTAGAGGAGCTGCACCATAAGACAGCAGTTGGTCACCGAGAAGCATTTAAAAATAGAGCTTATTTAATAATGACACTGTTAACAGTTTTTCAAAAAGTTGGCCTCCCAGACTGGAAGGAGAAGCTGGTTGGCCTGGGTTCAGATGGAGCTCCAGTGATGGTTGGGAAACGTGGGGgactctccactctcctccgaGAAGAGGTACCTCACCTCATAAACATCCAGTGCCTGGGCCACGGATTGGAACTTGCAGCCATGGATGCCATAAATAGGGATGATAGGATGAAGAAG GTGTCTGAGCTCCTCCGAGGCTTGTATAAGCAGTATCATTACTCGCCTAAAGCTTGGAGGGAGCTTAAAGCACTCGGTGAAGTCCTCCAGAAGAAGGTGTGGAAGCCGACAAACCTGGGAGGAACGAGGTGGCTACCACAAGTGGAGAGAGCTCTTACGACGCTTCTCAAGGACTATCCTGTCGTGTTTGCTCGCATGGAGAACACTATTGAGACCAGGCAAGTCCATAAAAAAAAGTTACACCAGCTACACAGTTTGCATTTATAG